From the Deltaproteobacteria bacterium genome, one window contains:
- the bioB gene encoding biotin synthase BioB, whose amino-acid sequence MDFQQLADKALRGILPEREELHEILNAPDEQLPEILSAAFKVRHHYYGKRVQIHVLQNAKSGLCPEDCHYCSQSSVSDAPVEKYTFMPKAQLVESAKQAKAAGAVRFCIVNSGRGPTNKEIDEITDAVREIRAQTGMNVCCSLGLMNEDKTQKLAAAGVGRVNHNLNTSREHHAEIVTTHTYDDRVATIESVKSAGIGTCSGGIIGMGESDDDIINLAMTLRAMDIDSIPVNFLNSIPKTPFEKKRELTPQRCLKTLCLFRFVNPSKEIRVAGGREVNLRSLQPLSLYPANSMFVNGYLTTPGQDATDAHQMIRDLGFELDQPAAI is encoded by the coding sequence ATGGATTTTCAGCAACTGGCGGACAAGGCACTGCGAGGCATTCTTCCCGAGCGCGAAGAGTTGCACGAAATACTCAACGCGCCGGACGAACAGCTGCCGGAAATTTTGAGCGCCGCCTTCAAAGTGCGCCACCACTACTACGGCAAACGCGTGCAGATTCACGTTTTGCAAAACGCCAAGAGCGGCCTGTGTCCGGAAGACTGCCACTACTGCTCGCAATCGTCGGTGTCCGACGCGCCGGTGGAAAAATACACCTTCATGCCCAAGGCGCAGCTGGTCGAAAGCGCCAAGCAGGCCAAAGCCGCCGGCGCCGTGCGCTTCTGCATCGTCAACAGCGGGCGCGGCCCGACCAACAAAGAGATCGATGAGATTACCGACGCGGTGCGCGAGATCCGCGCCCAAACCGGCATGAACGTCTGCTGCTCGCTCGGCTTGATGAACGAAGACAAGACGCAAAAACTCGCCGCCGCCGGCGTCGGCCGGGTCAATCATAATTTGAACACCAGCCGCGAGCATCACGCCGAGATCGTCACCACGCACACCTACGACGACCGCGTCGCGACCATCGAAAGCGTCAAGAGCGCCGGCATCGGCACCTGCTCCGGCGGGATTATTGGAATGGGCGAAAGCGACGACGACATCATCAACCTAGCAATGACGCTGCGCGCCATGGACATCGACTCGATCCCGGTAAATTTTTTGAACTCAATTCCCAAGACGCCGTTCGAGAAAAAAAGAGAGCTGACGCCGCAACGCTGCTTAAAAACTCTCTGCTTGTTCCGCTTCGTCAACCCGAGCAAAGAAATCCGCGTCGCCGGCGGCCGGGAAGTTAACTTGCGCTCGCTGCAACCCTTAAGCCTTTACCCAGCCAACTCGATGTTCGTCAACGGCTACCTGACAACCCCAGGCCAAGACGCCACCGACGCGCACCAAATGATCCGCGATCTCGGCTTCGAGCTCGATCAGCCGGCGGCGATCTGA